The following proteins come from a genomic window of Aptenodytes patagonicus chromosome W, bAptPat1.pri.cur, whole genome shotgun sequence:
- the LOC143171989 gene encoding spindlin-Z has product MKTPFGKSPGQRSRADAGHAGVSASMMKKRTSHKKHRNNVGPSKPISQPRRNIVGCRIQHGWKEGSGPVTQWKGTVLDQVPVNPSLYLIKYDGFDCVYGLELHKDERVSALEVLPDRVASSRISDAHLADTMIGKAVEHMFETEDGSKDEWRGMVLARAPIMNTWFYITYEKDPVLYMYQLLDDYKEGDLRIMPDSNDSPPAEREPGEVVDSLVGKQVEYAKEDGSKRTGMVIHQVEAKPSVYFIKFDDDFHIYVYDLVKTS; this is encoded by the exons GTCATGCAGGAGTCTCTGCGAGCATGATGAAGAAAAGAACTTCCCACAA AAAGCATAGAAACAATGTTGGACCAAGCAAACCTATTTCTCAGCCACGAAGAAACATTGTAGGCTGCAGAATACAGCATGGCTGGAAAGAAGGGAGTGGACCTGTAACACAATGGAAGGGCACAGTTCTTGATCAAGTTCCTGTAAATCCCTCTCTCTATCTTATAAAGTATGATGGATTTGATTGTGTGTATGGACTAGAACTGCACAAAGATGAAAGAGTTTCAGCACTTGAAGTCCTTCCAGACAGAGTTG CTTCATCTCGAATTAGCGATGCCCACCTGGCAGACACGATGATTGGCAAAGCTGTGGAacatatgtttgagacagagGATGGCTCAAAAGATGAATGGAGGGGGATGGTCTTGGCTCGAGCTCCTATTATGAACACATGGTTTTATATTACCTACGAGAAAGATCCTGTCTTGTACATGTACCAACTCTTAGATGACTATAAAGAAGGTGACCTTCGCATTATGCCTGATTCCA aTGATTCACCTCCTGCAGAACGGGAACCAGGTGAAGTTGTGGACAGCCTGGTAGGCAAACAAGTGGAATATGCCAAAGAAGATGGCTCAAAACGGACTGGCATGGTCATTCATCAAGTTGAAGCCAAACCATCTGTCTATTTCATCAAGTTTGATGATGATTTCCATATTTATGTCTACGATTTGGTGAAGACATCCTAG